DNA from Nocardioides yefusunii:
GGCCTGTTCATTCTGTGAACTCATCATCGAAGTGATCGATGAAGTCTGGGCCGCGGGCGGAGAGATTCAGACCGGACCCGAACGAATCATCGAGTGCAAGGAACTTCCCACTGAGGGCCTCGACAAGAATGCTCGCGCTTTCAGCGTCCTCTCGGAAACTCCCCCGACCGTGCTCTTCTACGGCGACGAAGATCCCCGAACTGAGTCAACGGGGGTTTCCAGAGTCAGATACACATTGTTCCTTACCCACCAAGACAACGAGTGGCTTCTCGCATCCATGGATTCGTGACATGCGCGGATCGATTCCCAAGGCCGCACTCAGCCTCAGTGCCCTAGCAACCGTCTTGGTGGCCCCGGCCGCCCACGCAAGCGACAGAGCCCGAGACCTCGAGTTTTCAAACCCCAACTTGATTGAGACGAAAGCCAGAGAGCGACAAGCCAAGCGATTCCCAGGCGCAACCCCCTCGCGGGGGAATATCCCCGAGCCCACCCAGACTCTGTACCGGCCGATGTGCGACTTTGACGAACTCTCCGACCAAGAATTCCAAGAGTGTGCAAGGAACTGCCTGCACACACCCGGTCGAATCTTGGGCCCGCACTACGTGGACTTCCGCGATTACGACGCGGCCACCGGCTCCTACGGAGCGTGGCGTGCAGGAACAGTCGCATGCATGCCGCAGGGTCCCAATGAGTTCGATCCCCGCGAAGCACTGCTTGCCTTCGAGAACCATTCCTGGCCCAAAGCCGCACTCACCCTCGACCCCTCCCACGGCCTCACCCTCGTCAACAAAACCACCACCGCAACCACGGTGAACCCCGGCCCCATCACCAAGGACTTCACCCTCCTCGGACAAGCCGTCACCATCGAAGCCACCCCGAAGTCATGGACCTGGCACTGGGGCGACAACACCACCGAAACCACCACCCACCCCGGAACCGACGGCACCATCAGCCACGCCTACCCACGCGCAGGGCAGAACCTCAACCCACGCGTCGACGTCACCTACACCGGACGCTGGAAACTCGCCGACGGCGCATGGCAGACCATCCCCACCACCCACACCGTCACCGGCAACGCACTCAACCTCGACGTCCACGAAGCCGTCATCCACCTCACCCGCTGACCTGCCTCTCCACAGGCACCGCGGACACGCTGCCGCGTCACGGTCCAGAACCGCTACCTTCGGCGCCGGGAGCACTCGGGAGGGGTCATGGGGATGAAGAGGTTGATCGCAGCACTCAGCGCTGTCGCGCTGCTGGGAGCGTGCAGCGCAGAGGCTGAGCCGAAAACTGAACCGCCTGCGCCCTCCACCACCCCGACGCCCAGTGCGACTGCGACAGCCGGCGAATCCCTTCCGAGCGACACACCGGAAAAGGCGATACGTAAGTGGGTCAAGGCAGATTCACGCATGCAGAACACTGGAGACTCCACGCAGTACCTGGCATTGACCACCGGCGACTGCCAGCCGTGCATCGCCTGGGCCAACAGAGTCGCCGAGACCTACTCCGCAGGAGGGCGAGCTCAAGGCGTGGAATTGACCGTCGACTCCGTCGTCCCTTTCTCGCTGGAGGAAGAGCGATGGCACATGCTCCAGATCTCGTCACCTCGGTGGACTCTGTATGAAGAATCAGGGTCCGAACCGACGGAATTCGACGGGGGAACCCAAGGCATAGCTGTTCAACTCAAGCGCGTTGAGGGGCGACTTCTCGTACGCAATTTCTTGTTGCAGGGAAGTGCATCATGAGCGTCCCTTCCCTGGCGGCAAAGACCACCCTGATAGCACTGACCTCGTCCGCCGTCGCCATGGCTTACGCGTGGCCTGCCTCTGCAAGCGAACCTTCAGATTCCATGCGCGCTGACCCCGCACCCTCCACGCCTCAGGCTCGCTGCTCGCAGGGAACTCTGTGGATCAGTGCCCACGCCAGATGCACCACGCCCAGCAGGGATGCCACCGATCGTGCGCCAGCGCCTAACGGCCAGCCCCGCGAATACCCGAAGGTTTCCTTGGTTCCCGCTTGCGCTCAGCGAACGGGCGGCTTCTTCATACACGTCGAGTGTTCTGCGGGATCCGCATGCACAGACAGCGAAGGAAACCCCAACACCTTCTACCTGCGACTAACGATTCACTCCGAAGATCCCCGGGACCGCGAACTGGCAAGCGTGCCCCAATGTGGCCTTGGCACCGATCCCCCTGAAGGTGGCCCGACAGAATCGGAGGCTGCCGAGGCTTTCCGCTCGTACTCCTGGCCTGGCGCTGAACTCACCCTCGAC
Protein-coding regions in this window:
- a CDS encoding DUF6318 family protein, which gives rise to MGMKRLVAALSAVALLGACSAEAEPKTDVAPPHPTPSPSETQQTEEPRRTDTPENTIRTWFNELDNAQATGNTERLKSLITPACSFCELIIEVIDEVWAAGGEIQTGPERIIECKELPTEGLDKNARAFSVLSETPPTVLFYGDEDPRTESTGVSRVRYTLFLTHQDNEWLLASMDS